Below is a genomic region from Desulfatiglans sp..
ATCATGCGAACCACCTTTCCGTGTTTTGCATATTCATTAAGATATATGGCAGAAGATACGCCTATGGGGAGCGCAATGAGTATTGCTCCAATACTGATTATAAGAGTGCCCAGAATACAGGGGAGAATACCCCCTTTTGTCATGGAATCATAAGGAGCCTGCGAAACGAATGTCCAGTTGATCGCCCTCCATCCATTAATGACAAGAAACGAAATAACAACAAGAAGCGCTAATCCGTTTATTGCTGTAGCAACCTTAAACAGTGAGAAAAAAATCCCCTGAACTATTTTTCTGCTTCTCTTTATTTTTCTGATATCCTTCATCTCATCAACCAACTTTTTTTACTCTATCCTCTTTGCTCATTTCTCTTTCCTAATTTCCTTACAGCGTCGCAGCCCCGACCTGCCTGTATCTGTTTGATATATAATCCGCCACCATATTAAATGCCATAGTAAACAAAAAGAGCACTATCCCGGTTGCAAATAGTGCATAGTAATGGTCTCCCCTGAATGGGGCCTCTGCCATCTCTGCTGCAATGCTTGCAGGTAAAGGTCTGACCGGGTCAAAAATTGAATTTGGGACCATTGCTGCGCCTCCTGCAACCATCAGAACAACCATAGTTTCACCTATTGCCCTTGACATGCCCAAAATTACGGCGGTGGAGACCCCTGAAATTGATGCAGGCATGATAACCCGCCAGATTGTTTCCCATTGTGTAGCGCCAAGGGCAAGGGATGCCTCTTTTAGCTCTTTTGGAACACCAAAAATGGCATCCTCGCTTATGCTGCATATTGTCGGCACAGACATGAATGCAAGCATCATTGCGGCGTTAAACAGGTTAAGCCCTACCGGTATATTAAATGTCTCCTGTAAAAAGGGGGCAACAACAACCATCCCGAAAAATCCTATAACAACAGATGGCATGGCCGCCAGTAGCTCCACCACAGGTTTTGCTACTTCACGCATCCTGCGAGAGGCGATCTCTGCTAGAAAAAGGGCAGAAAAGATGCCAAGAGGTATGGAGATGACAGAGGAAACCAGTGTAACTGAAAGAGAGGCAATAATAAGCGGGAATATGCCAAAATCTGCCGGGTCATCAGTAGGGTACCAGTATATTCCAAAGATAAAATCCTTTACAGATACCTTACTGAAAATGGGAAGCCCTTCCATAAAAAGAAAGATCACAATAAGACCAAGGGTAAAAAATGAGGCAAGGGCTATGACAAGAAACAGATATCTGATAATCCTCTCTTTATTTTTTCGGTATGTTCCTCTTTGATAGTTTTTCTTCATTATTATTACCAAGGTTTAAACAGCTTAAAAATTAAAACTGTTGACTTTGTGACATGATATTTTAATCCCCTCAGGGTTCCACGATTCCGCTTCTGCCATAGGCTATTTCGTGACAAGCAAATCGGGGAAAAAGGTAGAAATAATACCATGTCTTTAAGTCAACAGCATTGTTCATGAAAACCTTTGTTACAAATTAATAAAGCCTAACAAAGCCGGCCTCTTCAACATATTTCTGCCCTTTTTCAGGGTTTACCATAAAATTGATAAAATTAAGCACATCACCTTTTGGCCAGCCTTTTGTAAACATATATAATGCCCTGCTTACAGGGAATGTACCATCAAGTGCGGTTTCGGGTGTGCCCTTAACTCCGTTTATAGATAGAGGTTTTACAGTATCATTAATATAACCTATGCCGTCATATCCTATCGCATTCTTGTTTTTTGAGATAGCCTGAATAACGGCCCCGCTCGAGGCCTGAAGAAGAGCTCCTGGAAACACTCGCTCCTTGTTAAGCACCTTTTCTTCCCAAACTTCATATGTGCCAGAAGATGTGTCGCGCGATATAACAACTATCTTTCCATCTGCCCCGCCAACCGCCTTCCAGTTGGTGATTTCACCTTTGTAGATAGCCTTGAGCTGATCAATAGAAAGGCTTTCTATCTTGTTGGATGGATGCACCACCGGCACAATACAGTCATATGCAACTGCAAATGGAACAGGATAGACTCCCTTTTCTACTGAAAGCTTGATCTCCTTGTCCTGTATGAATCTTGAACTGGTAGCGATATCTGTTGAGCCATCTATTATGGCCTTAAGGCCATTTCCAGACCCGCCACCTGAAATGGTTATCTTTACATCAGGGTTCTGTTTCATATATGCCTCTGCAACCTTCTGGGCAATGGGCAGAACTGTTGTAGACCCCTTTATTACAATATTACCTGCCATTGCGACACTGGCAGTAAAAAAGAAAAAAATTATCATACTGATTATTGTGTATTTTTTAAATCCCATTTTATCCTCCTTAAGTGATAAATAAAAAAATTTTTGCATAAAATTGTTAGCGTTCTGTTAGGGTTTGGTTAGCCCTGAATTAAGTTTTATAAAAGGTTCACCTCCTTATTTGAAATTTTTAATTTCATTTTAAGGATATGAACTGTTTGTTAATTGGGAATTAGGGGATTGTTAGGGTTTTGTGAGAATTTATTTTGTCGATCAACTATAATTACAGGCATCAAGGATGTTTGCTTTAAGGCCATGTATGATATCCTCAGACTTAACATTCTTATTAAGCCACATTATTATACTGTCAGCCGACTCCCTGGGTATCTCCCGGCTAAGCACAGTATATTCATGCCTGTTATTAAGCCCGTCATAATCAAACCTTATTCTGACAGCATGTCTTCCTTTAAGACCTGCCGCATTATGATTAAACAGATCCAAAACAGTTGATAGTTTATGTATTGCCCTTTGGTTGTCCATTCTTTTCTCCTTATACATTCATTTGTTTATGATAAGAATATAGGCCTATCATGTTAGACAATGATTAAGGAGCCATTTTTATTGTATTAGATTTTGGCCTGAAACAGGAGGCCCATTGTTTTTATTTATTAAAAACCTTTGGGAGCCTTATTGTAAAGGTAGAACCCTTTCCAGGGGAGCTTTCAACGCTTACCGAACCTCTGTGTGCATGTATAATATGTTTTACAATGGCAAGGCCCAGTCCTGTGCCGCCCTGCTGACGGCTCCTAGCCTTGTCTACACGGTAGAATCTCTCAAAAAGCCTGGGCAGGTGTTCCTTTTCTATGCCCCTTCCCTCATCTGACACCTCGATATAGAGCATATCCTCTTTTTTATAGGCATTTACATGTACCTTTGTATTGTTTTCACTGTACTTTACTGCGTTATCAAGAAGATTGACCACCGCCTGCTCAAGAAGGGGAGCATTAACCTTTGCGGCAAGCTCCTTTTCGCATGTGATATTGAACTTTATTTGCTTTGCCTCTGCAACCGGAGAGCACACCTGTATGGCTGTCTCTATAATATTTAAAACATTGGCCTTCTCAAGCAGTATCTCATCCCCTGATTCTGTATCCTTTTCAAGCCTGGAAAGCTGCAGAAGGTCATCAATAATGGCCTCAAGCCTGTTAACATGCTTGGAGATGATTGTCAGAAACCTCTCACTCTCCTCTTCAGAATCTACCCCGACATCTTTAAGGGTCTCTACAAAGCCTTTAATAGCTGTGACTGGAGTCTTTATCTCGTGGGAAACATTTGCCACAAAATCCCGCCTTATATTCTCAAGCCGCTTGAGCCTGGTAACATCATTCAGCACAATTAGGGCGCCTATCTCTTTTCCATTGGTGTCAACCAGCCTTGTACCATGACCGTTTATAAATTTCTCCTCGCCTGGGTACAGGGTAATCTCCTTTTCAACAGGTTCATTTCCCTTAATCACATCTGATATGAAATCGTGAAAGGTCCTGTTTCGTATGGCCTCCTGGATACTCTTACCCTGGGCATCCCTGCTTTTTACCCCGAATATTTTTTCTGCTGCCTTGTTAAGGCTGATAATCTTTTCATCCTTATCAACAGCTAAAATGCCCTCTTCCATGCTAGATAGAATAACCTCTATCTCATTCCTCTGCCTGGTTATGGTTGAGATCCTCTCTTCAAGGTCTTTTACCATCTCCTTCATGGCGTTGTGCAGATTTCCTATCTCATAAATATTTGACCTGGGCTGGTTAAACCGGTATTCACCCTTTGCAATGCCCTCGGCATTTTTTCTGAGCTCTTCTATTGGCCTGCTTATCCGCCGGGAAATAAACAGGCATACCAATGCTGCAAAAATGGCTATTGTGAACCCTGCAAAGACGATCTTCTTTTGCATCGCACTTACAGCTTCATCTATAATATCAACTGGTATGGATGTTCGGATTACAGCGTGAAGCTTATTGCCATAATAAACCGGCACCCCTACATACATAAGGTTTTTATCCAGCGTGAGGCTGTAGCGGGTTGATACGCCTTTTTTTTCTTTAACTGCCCCAATAAATTCAAGCCTGTCTTTATGGTTGTCCAACTCACCTGGATCGCGCTCTGAATCGCCAATAACCTTTCCTGAAGGCAGAATAATAGTTACCCTTGTTAAGGTTGACTTGCCAATCTCCTTGCAAAGCCTGTCAATACTGATCTGATCATAATAGTCTTCAGGGGTTTTTATCATCCCCTGAACAAACCTTGCCCTTGTCTCCAGGTCTGTCTCTACCTGCTTCAGAAATATTCTTTTTTCAGATACAGAGGCATACCATATTACAGTAACAATCGATAAGAGGATGATGAAAAGATAGGACGGGTAAAGCACCCAGATCAGAGGTCTTTTTTTAGCCACCTGTTACTCCTTGAACCTGTACCCTACACCGCGTACAGTCTCTATATATTTTCCGGCCGGGCCGAGCTTTTTTCTTAAACCTACTATCTGCACATCAACTGACCTGTCTGTAACAAAATAGTCATCACCTTTTACCGCATCCACTATCTGGGTGCGGGTAAAGACCCACCCCGGTCTCTTGATAAGAAATTCAAGTATGCCGAACTCTGTAAAGGTAAGCTGGACAGGTTCGTCATTGACCATAACCTCATGCCTTCCGGTATGGATCTTTATATTGTGGATCTCTAAAATCTCCTTTTCCGCACCTGCCGGTTTAGCCCTTCTGCGGAGAACCGCCCTTATCCTTGCAGAGAGTATCCTGGGGCTGAAGGGCTTTGGTATGTAATCATCTGCACCGAGTTCAAGGCCAGTAACAATATCGGCCTCTTCGCCCTTTGCGCTGAGCATTACAATAGGTATATCTTTTGTGTTCTTATCGTTTTTAAGGCCCCTTGCAACATCAAGCCCGTCTATGCCCGGAAGCATAAGGTCAAGTATAACAAGGTCGGGGAGCTTTGATTTTGCCGTGTTCAATCCCTCTTCACCTGTGGATGCACAGATAACATTGTACCCATCCCTTGTAAGGTTATAACTTACAAGTTCAAGGATATCCTCTTCATCATCCACAACAAGTATCTTTTCCTTTTTCATATCAGCTACTCCTGTTTTTCAGACAATCATATTTTTCAATCGTTAGCAGTGTGTTAAGATCATGTAAGATTGCGGTTAGATGTTTAGGCCTCTAAAGAAAATAAACTCTGTTTTCAAAACCTTATGGAGACATCCCCGTTTAATATCTTTTTAACCTTTCCATCCTCTGCTTCCAGGATAAGCCCCCCATCCTTATCAAGGCCAATGACCTTCCCGCTGATGGCCTCATCACCTGTATCAACTGAGACCATCTTACCGGTCAAGAGGGATAAACTGTTACACCTTCTGCTGAACTCATCCATTCTTTCACCGGTTATATCATTATATATATGGTCAAATCTCTTTAATATCTCTGCAATCAGCCTGTTTCTTGATATCTGCCCGCCTGTCTCTTTCATAAGGCTTGTTGAGTTAAAAAGCATGCCTGATTCCTCATCAGGGCACCAGTTGACATTCATGCCCATCCCCAGGATGACATATGCAGGTTTGTTACCTCTGATGCTGAACTCTGTCAGTATCCCTGCGAGCTTATCCCTGTTCAGGTATATGTCATTGGGCCATTTGATCATGGCGGAACAGCCGCAGACCTCATTTATGGCATCAATAGAGGATACTGCAAGGGCAAGGGTGAGGGCATAAACGTTTTCCGCCATTATATCAGGCATAAGAAGGATAGAGATAAGGATATTTTTACACGGGGGAGAAAACCATTTGCGGTCCATCCTGCCCCTGCCTGCTGTCTGCTCCTCTGCCAAAACAACAGTGCCATGGGCCGCACCCTGTGTATAGAGTTCCTTTGCTGTGGTGTTCGTGGATGGGAGGCTATTATGTATAACTATGTTTTCTTTAAAAACAGATTTTCCAAGGATGGCTTTTATATTTTCCCGGTCAAGGTTATCCATTACTTTTCTTTTTTAGTGTGAGTTAGTGTCCATCCAAAACTGTCGTTTTTGGATTCAAGCGGTCAGCTATCAGCGTTCAGCTTTCATCAAAAGGTTTTCAAATTAAAGAATTAGCTGACTGCTGATCGCTTCATCCAGAATTTCCTTCTTTCTGGATGGACACGAGCTAGTGTTCACGCTCCTTTTTGAGTTCCCTGGTCATAAGCTCCTTTACCGCAAGAAGCGGGTCTTTTCCATTATATAGGGTCTCATAGGTCTGGTCTATGATAGGCATATCCACACCAATTTTTTTTCCAAGCTCATAGGCTGCAATAGATGTCTTTACACCTTCTGCAACCATGCTCATTCCACCGGTAATTTCAGAAAGCTTCATACCCTTACCTATCTTAAGCCCAAGGGTGCGGTTGCGGCTTAAATCCCCTGTGCAGGTAAGAACAAGGTCGCCTATACCTGAAAGCCCTGCAAAGGTCATGGGGTTTGCGCCCATTGCCACACCCAGCCTTGTTATCTCGGCTAACCCCCTTGTAATAAGGGCCGCCCTTGCATTAAGGCCAAATCCAAGGCCATCCGATGTACCGGCAGCAATAGCAATAACATTCTTGAGAGCCCCGCATAGCTGAATACCCATAAGGTCATCACTCACATATACGCGGAAAAGCGCAGTAGAAAAAATGGCCTGAAGCCTTGTTGCATGGGCAATATCCCTTGAGGCGATTGTTACTGCTGTTGGCTGTTTTGCCACCACTTCGTTGGCAAAACTGGGGCCGGCCAGACATGCAAAGTTTTCAGTATAGACATGGTCAAGTATCTCCTCTGCCACCTCTGACATCACCTTTAATGTATTGTTTTCTATACCTTTAGTGGCGGAGACAAACTGCATGCCGGGCCTGAGATAGGGTTTCATCTGTAAAAGCACATCCCTGTAAACATGCGATGGCACAGCCATCATAATAAGCTCTTTATCCTTTAAAGCCTCCGCAAATGTCTTAACAGGGTTAAGGTTGTCAACAAGTTTCATGCCGGGAAGAAAGGTCTCATTTATCCGATTCTTTTTTATCTGCTCATAAACCTCCTCTTCCCTGATCCAAAGGTCAACAATGTGCCCCTTGTCTGCCAAAAGATTGGCAAGTGTTGTTCCCCAGCTCCCTGCACCTATTGCCCCTATCTTAACCTTGTCTGTCTGCGCCATTATTTTTCCCTTTTAAACGATATTTTTTTGTATTCAGACAAGGGGATTCTATTGAACTTGCCTTTTAACGTCAAGGACAAACCTTTTAGTACAGCGATAACTCGCCTTGACATATTACGCTAGACGTAATATCTTTTTTCTATGATAAAATCATTCGCGAACCGTGATACTGAAAATATTTTTAATGATCAACGAGTGCGCCGTTTCCAGGCCTTTGAAAAACAGGCACAAAAACGACTTATGGTTTTACATGCTGCTCCTAGTTTAGATGCCTTAAGGTTGAATCCGGGCAATAAATTTCATGCCCTTTCAGGTGACCGAAAAGGACAATATGCTATCAGCATTAATAAACAATGGCGCGTATGTTTTCACTGGAAAGAGGGAAATGCGTACAATTTTGAAATAACTGATTATCATTGAGGTGCTATATGACAAATAAAAATAGTCTTCTTGACCCAATAACACCAGGAGAAATTCTCCGAGAGGATTTTTTAGAGCCTCTTGCTATTAGTATCAACCAGCTTTCCAGAGATATTTCTGTTCCGCCAAACAGGATAAGTGAGATTGTGAATGGGAAAAGGGCTATCACAGCTGATACTGCCTTGAGGTTGGAACGATATTTTGGGATTTCTGCCCAATTTTGGCTGAATCTACAGACCGAATTTGACTTGAGAATAATGAAACGTAAAATCGGAGCAGATATTGAAAAACGTATTATCCCTGTAAAGCATGGTGATGAAGTTATTAATCAAAATGCCAATGCATAACCGGTATATGGGATAGGCGCTATGTACAAATTAAACCGGGACTATGTTTTTTAACAATAGCAATAAGCTTAATACGTCGCTTTCTCGCTTTCTTATAAGCTTGACACATAATTTCCATGTCATATAATCCTGATTTTCTTGTGAAAAAAATCTTTGATTAATGTGATTATGAGGATATTTGATGTTACAGGCAACACTTTTAATGGCAGGTTTAGGTGCCTTTTGCGGGCTTTTGTTAGGCGCTGCGTCGCGCATCTTTTATGTATATGAGGACCCAAGAATAGAGCAGGTGCAGGATAGCCTCGCCGGTGCTAACTGCGGGGGGTGCGGTT
It encodes:
- the pstC gene encoding phosphate ABC transporter permease subunit PstC; its protein translation is MKKNYQRGTYRKNKERIIRYLFLVIALASFFTLGLIVIFLFMEGLPIFSKVSVKDFIFGIYWYPTDDPADFGIFPLIIASLSVTLVSSVISIPLGIFSALFLAEIASRRMREVAKPVVELLAAMPSVVIGFFGMVVVAPFLQETFNIPVGLNLFNAAMMLAFMSVPTICSISEDAIFGVPKELKEASLALGATQWETIWRVIMPASISGVSTAVILGMSRAIGETMVVLMVAGGAAMVPNSIFDPVRPLPASIAAEMAEAPFRGDHYYALFATGIVLFLFTMAFNMVADYISNRYRQVGAATL
- a CDS encoding phosphate ABC transporter substrate-binding protein; amino-acid sequence: MGFKKYTIISMIIFFFFTASVAMAGNIVIKGSTTVLPIAQKVAEAYMKQNPDVKITISGGGSGNGLKAIIDGSTDIATSSRFIQDKEIKLSVEKGVYPVPFAVAYDCIVPVVHPSNKIESLSIDQLKAIYKGEITNWKAVGGADGKIVVISRDTSSGTYEVWEEKVLNKERVFPGALLQASSGAVIQAISKNKNAIGYDGIGYINDTVKPLSINGVKGTPETALDGTFPVSRALYMFTKGWPKGDVLNFINFMVNPEKGQKYVEEAGFVRLY
- a CDS encoding PAS domain S-box protein; the protein is MAKKRPLIWVLYPSYLFIILLSIVTVIWYASVSEKRIFLKQVETDLETRARFVQGMIKTPEDYYDQISIDRLCKEIGKSTLTRVTIILPSGKVIGDSERDPGELDNHKDRLEFIGAVKEKKGVSTRYSLTLDKNLMYVGVPVYYGNKLHAVIRTSIPVDIIDEAVSAMQKKIVFAGFTIAIFAALVCLFISRRISRPIEELRKNAEGIAKGEYRFNQPRSNIYEIGNLHNAMKEMVKDLEERISTITRQRNEIEVILSSMEEGILAVDKDEKIISLNKAAEKIFGVKSRDAQGKSIQEAIRNRTFHDFISDVIKGNEPVEKEITLYPGEEKFINGHGTRLVDTNGKEIGALIVLNDVTRLKRLENIRRDFVANVSHEIKTPVTAIKGFVETLKDVGVDSEEESERFLTIISKHVNRLEAIIDDLLQLSRLEKDTESGDEILLEKANVLNIIETAIQVCSPVAEAKQIKFNITCEKELAAKVNAPLLEQAVVNLLDNAVKYSENNTKVHVNAYKKEDMLYIEVSDEGRGIEKEHLPRLFERFYRVDKARSRQQGGTGLGLAIVKHIIHAHRGSVSVESSPGKGSTFTIRLPKVFNK
- a CDS encoding response regulator — protein: MKKEKILVVDDEEDILELVSYNLTRDGYNVICASTGEEGLNTAKSKLPDLVILDLMLPGIDGLDVARGLKNDKNTKDIPIVMLSAKGEEADIVTGLELGADDYIPKPFSPRILSARIRAVLRRRAKPAGAEKEILEIHNIKIHTGRHEVMVNDEPVQLTFTEFGILEFLIKRPGWVFTRTQIVDAVKGDDYFVTDRSVDVQIVGLRKKLGPAGKYIETVRGVGYRFKE
- a CDS encoding biotin--[acetyl-CoA-carboxylase] ligase; translation: MDNLDRENIKAILGKSVFKENIVIHNSLPSTNTTAKELYTQGAAHGTVVLAEEQTAGRGRMDRKWFSPPCKNILISILLMPDIMAENVYALTLALAVSSIDAINEVCGCSAMIKWPNDIYLNRDKLAGILTEFSIRGNKPAYVILGMGMNVNWCPDEESGMLFNSTSLMKETGGQISRNRLIAEILKRFDHIYNDITGERMDEFSRRCNSLSLLTGKMVSVDTGDEAISGKVIGLDKDGGLILEAEDGKVKKILNGDVSIRF
- a CDS encoding NAD(P)-dependent glycerol-3-phosphate dehydrogenase; this translates as MAQTDKVKIGAIGAGSWGTTLANLLADKGHIVDLWIREEEVYEQIKKNRINETFLPGMKLVDNLNPVKTFAEALKDKELIMMAVPSHVYRDVLLQMKPYLRPGMQFVSATKGIENNTLKVMSEVAEEILDHVYTENFACLAGPSFANEVVAKQPTAVTIASRDIAHATRLQAIFSTALFRVYVSDDLMGIQLCGALKNVIAIAAGTSDGLGFGLNARAALITRGLAEITRLGVAMGANPMTFAGLSGIGDLVLTCTGDLSRNRTLGLKIGKGMKLSEITGGMSMVAEGVKTSIAAYELGKKIGVDMPIIDQTYETLYNGKDPLLAVKELMTRELKKEREH
- a CDS encoding type II toxin-antitoxin system RelE/ParE family toxin, with protein sequence MIKSFANRDTENIFNDQRVRRFQAFEKQAQKRLMVLHAAPSLDALRLNPGNKFHALSGDRKGQYAISINKQWRVCFHWKEGNAYNFEITDYH
- a CDS encoding HigA family addiction module antidote protein, which translates into the protein MTNKNSLLDPITPGEILREDFLEPLAISINQLSRDISVPPNRISEIVNGKRAITADTALRLERYFGISAQFWLNLQTEFDLRIMKRKIGADIEKRIIPVKHGDEVINQNANA